A DNA window from Trichosurus vulpecula isolate mTriVul1 chromosome 2, mTriVul1.pri, whole genome shotgun sequence contains the following coding sequences:
- the TMEM82 gene encoding transmembrane protein 82: MFSLTSWLSSLPSLDWDSGLLDSLLQGLIGACGVSVLGSLMKIYFFIYCVNDPKRKKEKEYLLSQWVLLEPLNLVGLTAFLTVVGVRVAALVVLEFSLRAVSMLLTLNKGPVVPEFLRLFLLCQYSLGCGLTCGLSFLLEGAPHQTLNLLLSLGLAGLLASGAQRLYRHVCRLYELHSREQYCGACLTLLAKWHDLPALLGRALRVAFLVGDVAAVALINRDFLTTSEAVRFWTPLTICYTLLVIYMQEEQRQHPSTQSQYQTVFVRMGGLFILLLTVGRWLDLMGVVISLFGELWCLASSRVLLDLCQKQALSQIPSVAAPRQAKPEAQPQPHLSKDKAHS; this comes from the exons ATGTTCTCCCTTACCTCCTGGCTCTCTTCACTGCCCTCCTTGGACTGGGACTCCGGCTTACTGGACTCCCTCCTGCAAG gcCTGATTGGAGCCTGTGGAGTCTCTGTTCTTGGCAGCTTGATGaaaatctatttcttcatctattgtgTGAA TGATcccaagagaaagaaggaaaaggagtacTTGCTTTCCCAGTGGGTCCTTCTGGAGCCCCTGAACCTGGTGGGGCTGACAGCCTTCCTCACTGTGGTTGGGGTCCGAGTGGCTGCCCTCGTGGTATTGGAGTTCTCACTCCGGGCAGTCTCTATGCTACTGACCTTGAACAAG GGCCCAGTGGTCCCTGAGTTCCTCCGTCTATTTCTTCTGTGCCAATATTCCCTGGGCTGTGGGCTGACCTGTGGCCTGAGCTTCCTGCTGGAGGGGGCCCCTCACCAGACTCTCAACTTGCTGCTCAGTCTGGGGCTGGCGGGGCTTCTGGCAAGTGGGGCCCAGCGCCTCTACCGTCACGTCTGCCGCCTCTATGAACTGCACAGCCGGGAGCAATACTGCGGAGCCTGCCTGACACTGCTGGCGAAGTGGCATGACCTCCCTGCCCTGCTGGGCCGCGCCCTGCGTGTGGCCTTTCTGGTGGGTGATGTGGCTGCCGTGGCCCTCATCAACCGTGACTTCCTGACCACCTCGGAGGCGGTTCGCTTCTGGACTCCACTTACCATCTGCTACACCTTGCTGGTCATCTACATGCAAG AGGAGCAGCGACAGCATCCGAGCACACAGAGCCAATACCAGACGGTGTTTGTGCGAATGGGCGGCCTCTTCATCCTCCTGCTGACTGTCGGCCGCTGGCTGGACCTCATGGGCGTTGTTATCTCCCTCTTTGGGGAGCTCTGGTGCCTGGCTAGTTCTAGAGTCCTGCTTGACCTCTGTCAGAAGCAG GCTCTCTCCCAGATACCTTCTGTGGCAGCACCCAGGCAGGCGAAGCCAGAAGCTCAACCTCAGCCCCACCTCTCCAAAGATAAAGCCCATTCCTAA